Proteins encoded within one genomic window of Bacteroidota bacterium:
- a CDS encoding T9SS type A sorting domain-containing protein, whose protein sequence is MKAKLLTAIIFPIAVPVLTFAQWSAPLDISPSAVSAGLNESMGSCIGTSGDTVHVVWTDKLSSTKAVLYYIRSSDTGLTWNNPIAITNPGGNAWNPAIAVNGSSVHVVWREINPVGGHRASWYKHSLDGGNTWGPNIFLDSTADWPAISVSGNKVYVVNDSMTAASPYNTEIFLLRSLDNGVTWSAKQQLTFSVGRSEDEAIHAESSHIHMSWNDNRNGYMELFYKESADYGVTWGPDVSLIPGYVYGPAVYSNGANVDGICSKTPNNFHPQIHLIQSSDTGVTWGADINLTNDTLNTYIYPTIVRCGSDLHVTYIKAGVGGQYLHSGNGGATWDPPFTFLPGNAAITAFSAYTGCALHIICVNNANHHVYYVRNPIGNAGHCPAPLGLSANTNNVSCNGGNNGSAAANVSGGTTPYTYQWSNGQTTQTATGLVSGNYTITVTDANTNTITATVSITQPAALAVNVAVVNASSCIANDGSLTANVSGGTSPYNYSWSNGGTTASITGLAQGTYTLTITDANNCTDISVYTVSCPNAVTDLSPQDVFTVYPNPSNGDLRLTINEVRFINADMEIYNVFGEKMYSEKISNHKSVIINLNLATGIYFLNIKTEKESFTQKISIQK, encoded by the coding sequence ATGAAAGCAAAATTACTCACAGCAATTATTTTCCCCATCGCTGTCCCGGTTCTGACATTCGCTCAATGGAGCGCTCCTCTTGATATTTCACCCAGTGCTGTTTCAGCAGGATTAAATGAGAGCATGGGTTCGTGCATCGGCACAAGCGGAGATACTGTGCATGTGGTGTGGACAGATAAACTCAGCAGCACAAAAGCTGTACTTTATTACATCCGCTCAAGCGATACCGGATTGACATGGAACAATCCAATTGCAATTACCAATCCGGGAGGCAATGCATGGAATCCTGCAATAGCGGTGAATGGTTCAAGCGTGCATGTGGTATGGAGAGAAATAAATCCTGTGGGCGGACACCGCGCATCGTGGTATAAACATTCTTTGGATGGAGGAAATACCTGGGGTCCGAATATTTTTCTCGACTCAACGGCTGACTGGCCGGCAATTTCCGTTTCAGGCAATAAAGTTTATGTAGTGAACGACAGCATGACTGCGGCTTCACCCTATAACACCGAAATATTTTTGCTCCGCTCTCTTGATAATGGAGTAACATGGAGCGCTAAACAGCAACTTACTTTTTCAGTAGGTCGTTCTGAAGATGAAGCGATTCACGCTGAAAGTTCCCATATCCACATGTCGTGGAATGATAACAGAAACGGTTATATGGAACTTTTTTATAAAGAATCGGCTGACTACGGAGTAACATGGGGTCCGGATGTTTCATTGATCCCGGGATATGTATACGGTCCTGCGGTTTATTCTAATGGCGCAAATGTAGATGGAATATGCAGTAAAACTCCTAACAACTTCCATCCGCAAATACATTTAATACAGTCATCCGACACGGGCGTAACCTGGGGAGCAGATATAAATTTAACCAATGACACACTCAATACTTATATCTATCCAACCATCGTGCGTTGCGGTTCCGATTTACATGTAACTTATATAAAAGCAGGGGTTGGAGGACAGTATTTACATTCTGGAAACGGGGGTGCGACATGGGATCCACCGTTTACATTTCTTCCGGGCAACGCTGCGATAACCGCATTTTCCGCCTACACGGGCTGTGCGTTACATATTATTTGTGTCAATAATGCTAACCACCATGTGTACTATGTGCGCAACCCTATCGGAAACGCGGGGCACTGCCCGGCACCGTTAGGACTTTCAGCAAACACAAACAATGTTTCATGCAATGGAGGAAATAATGGTTCGGCTGCTGCTAATGTTTCCGGAGGAACAACTCCCTATACCTACCAATGGAGCAACGGACAAACAACACAAACTGCAACCGGATTAGTAAGCGGTAACTATACCATCACTGTTACCGATGCAAATACAAATACTATAACAGCAACTGTTTCCATCACGCAGCCGGCAGCGCTTGCTGTAAATGTTGCTGTTGTCAATGCATCGTCTTGCATTGCAAATGACGGTAGTTTAACTGCGAATGTTTCGGGCGGCACTTCTCCCTACAATTATTCATGGAGCAACGGAGGAACCACTGCGTCAATAACAGGACTTGCCCAAGGTACTTACACATTAACGATTACAGATGCAAACAACTGCACAGATATTTCTGTTTATACGGTGAGCTGCCCAAATGCCGTCACTGATTTATCTCCGCAAGATGTATTTACTGTTTATCCAAATCCAAGCAATGGCGATTTAAGATTAACGATTAATGAGGTAAGATTTATAAATGCCGATATGGAAATTTATAATGTATTCGGAGAGAAAATGTATTCGGAAAAAATCAGTAATCATAAATCAGTAATCATTAATCTGA